In a single window of the Alphaproteobacteria bacterium LSUCC0684 genome:
- the surE gene encoding 5'/3'-nucleotidase SurE produces the protein MLRSSSGKIGRVLITNDDGIDAKGLAILEEIATGIADEVWVFAPDDNCSGYGRSLTLKRELKVTHHGERRMTCDGTPTDCMILALNHFMNDTRPDLVLSGINLGMNVADDITCSGTIGAAWEAVVHGVPAIALSQKYSIEIPRDNPDVFAAAGAHAGNVIRMLLAEGWPEGVIMNVNFPSLPADEVKGIKPIMVGRHKNSDDVMPGSGENTYRIGMARQRLDVEEGTDIGALLDGHIALCPLSINMTDREFLGTLTQKIA, from the coding sequence ATGTTGCGGTCATCATCCGGTAAAATCGGGCGCGTGCTTATCACCAACGACGACGGGATTGACGCAAAAGGCCTTGCCATCCTTGAAGAGATCGCAACCGGCATCGCCGATGAAGTCTGGGTTTTCGCCCCGGATGACAATTGTTCGGGCTATGGCAGATCATTGACCCTCAAGCGTGAGTTGAAAGTCACCCATCATGGCGAGCGGCGGATGACCTGCGATGGAACGCCGACGGATTGCATGATCCTTGCCCTTAATCACTTCATGAACGATACCCGCCCCGATCTGGTCTTGAGCGGCATCAATCTCGGCATGAATGTCGCCGATGACATCACCTGTTCGGGAACGATTGGCGCGGCCTGGGAAGCGGTGGTGCATGGTGTGCCGGCCATCGCGCTTTCCCAGAAATACAGCATCGAAATTCCCCGGGATAATCCGGATGTTTTCGCCGCCGCCGGGGCACATGCCGGCAATGTCATCCGGATGCTGCTTGCCGAAGGCTGGCCGGAAGGCGTCATCATGAACGTCAACTTTCCGAGCCTTCCTGCCGATGAGGTAAAAGGGATCAAGCCGATCATGGTCGGCCGACACAAGAATTCCGATGATGTGATGCCGGGATCAGGGGAGAACACCTACCGTATCGGCATGGCCCGCCAGCGTCTCGACGTCGAAGAGGGGACCGATATCGGCGCGCTCCTCGATGGACATATCGCATTATGCCCGCTCAGCATCAACATGACAGATCGTGAGTTTCTGGGAACGCTTACGCAAAAGATCGCCTGA
- a CDS encoding ABC transporter ATP-binding protein, whose amino-acid sequence MLTFENVSHAYGETPSVEDISIQIRKGEVVSLLGPSGCGKSTILRLASGLEKLRSGTIMLDGRVVASADMFIPPEERGIGLVFQDYALFPHMSVRRNILFGLDGVHTGMSREDKEARVNTVLEHVDLAGLGDVMPDELSGGQQQRVALARALAPEPRLILMDEPYAGLDSRLRERIRDDMLHILKETGTAVLMVTHDSEEAMFMSDRIYVMRSGRIEQTGRPIDLYCRPSNAFVAEFFGEVNRVEGVIRQGHLVTPLGEFDMPEGTTGHNAALIIRNEGLVIGNGSKPNAEVMETRLLGRYSLVHLSMPLPGGEDLHLHARVPGLNMLSPGQQVTLSVDPSQVFIFAEG is encoded by the coding sequence ATGCTGACTTTTGAGAATGTCAGCCATGCCTATGGTGAAACCCCGTCGGTCGAGGATATTTCAATCCAGATCCGGAAAGGTGAGGTGGTTAGCCTTTTGGGTCCGTCCGGCTGCGGGAAATCGACCATTCTGCGCCTCGCATCAGGGCTGGAAAAGCTCCGGTCCGGCACGATCATGCTTGATGGCAGGGTGGTGGCGAGCGCGGATATGTTCATCCCGCCCGAAGAGCGCGGGATCGGGCTTGTCTTTCAGGATTACGCGCTGTTTCCGCATATGTCGGTGCGCCGGAACATCCTGTTCGGGCTTGATGGCGTCCATACGGGGATGAGCCGGGAAGACAAGGAGGCCCGGGTCAACACCGTTCTTGAACATGTTGATCTTGCCGGTCTCGGGGACGTCATGCCGGATGAGCTTTCCGGCGGCCAGCAGCAGCGGGTTGCGCTGGCCCGGGCGCTGGCGCCTGAGCCGAGACTGATCCTCATGGATGAGCCTTACGCCGGACTGGACAGCCGCCTGCGTGAACGTATCCGGGATGACATGCTTCATATCCTGAAGGAAACAGGCACCGCCGTCCTGATGGTCACCCATGACAGCGAGGAAGCCATGTTCATGTCAGACCGCATCTATGTCATGCGCTCGGGCCGGATCGAACAGACAGGCAGGCCGATCGATCTCTATTGCCGCCCTAGCAATGCGTTTGTCGCCGAATTCTTCGGTGAGGTAAACCGGGTCGAAGGCGTCATTCGCCAGGGCCATCTTGTCACGCCGCTGGGCGAGTTTGACATGCCGGAAGGAACAACAGGCCATAATGCCGCGCTCATTATCCGCAATGAAGGCCTCGTCATCGGCAATGGCAGCAAACCCAATGCCGAAGTCATGGAAACCCGCCTTCTCGGGCGCTACAGCCTTGTTCACCTGTCAATGCCTCTGCCGGGAGGAGAAGATCTTCATCTTCACGCAAGGGTGCCCGGCCTCAACATGCTTTCCCCCGGCCAGCAGGTGACCCTTTCGGTCGATCCGAGCCAGGTTTTCATCTTTGCCGAAGGATGA
- a CDS encoding protein-L-isoaspartate(D-aspartate) O-methyltransferase — MTEEPLLEKKAMLIMQLRGLGIRNTNVLKAIEMTPREGFVPAALRPHAYDNVSLPISQGQTISQPYVVARMTAELELTGKERVLEIGTGSGYQAAVLSHICRRVYTIERLRPLLVEAERRLQALKVTNLTARHGDGALGWPEAAPFDRIILTCAIKTSPENLLRQLKPGGILVAPVGEADMPQKLRKYRMGDDGVHKSEDLFDVRFVPLITDVGIDRGADPI; from the coding sequence ATGACAGAAGAACCACTTCTGGAAAAAAAGGCCATGCTCATCATGCAGTTGCGTGGTCTTGGCATCCGGAACACCAACGTGCTGAAAGCGATAGAAATGACGCCGCGGGAAGGTTTTGTCCCCGCGGCATTACGTCCCCATGCCTACGATAATGTATCCTTGCCGATCAGCCAGGGGCAGACGATCAGCCAGCCCTATGTGGTCGCGCGCATGACAGCGGAGCTTGAACTTACCGGAAAGGAACGTGTGCTCGAAATAGGCACCGGGTCCGGATATCAGGCGGCGGTTTTGTCGCATATATGCCGCCGGGTCTATACGATTGAACGCCTGCGGCCTCTTCTGGTCGAAGCCGAACGCCGCCTTCAGGCGCTCAAGGTGACGAACCTGACCGCACGCCATGGTGATGGGGCGCTTGGCTGGCCGGAAGCCGCCCCGTTTGATCGCATCATTCTGACCTGCGCGATAAAAACGTCCCCTGAAAATCTGCTCAGGCAATTGAAGCCTGGCGGTATTCTGGTCGCGCCCGTAGGGGAGGCTGACATGCCACAGAAACTCAGGAAATATCGCATGGGTGATGATGGGGTGCATAAATCCGAAGATCTCTTTGATGTGCGATTTGTCCCGCTCATCACAGATGTTGGTATTGATCGGGGCGCAGACCCAATATAA
- the serS gene encoding serine--tRNA ligase — protein MHDIRFIRDDADGFDRALARRGIAPQAADILALDTERRQIQTSLQEMQQRRNDASRQIGQIKKEGGDASAIMAEVAAMKDSMGQMEERERQLAEDLGALLMGLPNILDEKVPDGADEVENQLVRSVGEAVKLPFPARDHVDIGEGLGMMDFAAGAKLSGARFVVLKGGLARLERALAAFMLDIHCGEFGYQEILPPALVKGETMAGTGQLPKFAEDLFHTEDDRWLIPTAEVPLTNLVAGDILPADQLPMRLTAYTPCFRAEAGAAGRDTRGMIRQHQFSKVELVSISHPDHSDEELERMTSCAETILQRLGLSYRVMLLCSGDTGFSARRTYDIEVWLPGQDEGRGMYREISSCSNCGPFQARRMKARFRDSGSKDTRFVHTLNGSGLAVGRTMIAVLENYQQEDGSVLIPDVLQPYMGGMSELRRDGS, from the coding sequence ATGCATGACATCCGTTTCATTCGTGACGATGCGGATGGGTTTGACCGGGCGCTGGCCCGCCGGGGGATTGCCCCGCAGGCGGCGGATATTCTCGCCCTTGATACGGAACGCCGGCAGATTCAGACCAGCCTTCAGGAAATGCAGCAGCGCCGCAACGACGCCTCCCGCCAGATCGGACAGATCAAGAAAGAGGGGGGCGATGCCAGCGCCATCATGGCCGAAGTCGCCGCGATGAAGGATTCCATGGGGCAGATGGAAGAACGTGAACGGCAACTGGCCGAAGACCTCGGCGCCTTGCTCATGGGTCTTCCCAATATCCTTGATGAAAAGGTCCCTGATGGCGCCGATGAAGTAGAGAATCAGCTTGTCCGCAGCGTGGGCGAAGCCGTAAAGCTTCCTTTTCCGGCCCGTGATCACGTCGATATCGGCGAAGGGCTCGGCATGATGGATTTTGCCGCCGGGGCCAAACTTTCCGGTGCCCGGTTCGTCGTGCTTAAAGGCGGTCTTGCGCGGCTGGAACGTGCGCTTGCGGCCTTCATGCTGGATATCCATTGCGGGGAGTTCGGCTATCAGGAAATTCTCCCGCCCGCCCTCGTGAAGGGGGAGACCATGGCCGGCACCGGCCAGTTGCCGAAATTCGCCGAAGATCTCTTTCATACCGAAGACGACCGCTGGCTTATCCCCACCGCCGAAGTGCCGCTGACCAATCTTGTCGCCGGTGACATTCTGCCCGCCGATCAGCTGCCGATGCGGCTGACGGCCTATACCCCGTGTTTCCGTGCCGAGGCAGGTGCCGCAGGCCGTGATACGCGCGGCATGATACGCCAGCACCAGTTCTCCAAGGTGGAACTGGTTTCCATTTCTCATCCCGATCATTCCGATGAAGAGCTTGAGCGGATGACGTCATGCGCGGAGACCATTCTTCAGCGCCTCGGTCTTTCGTATCGGGTGATGCTGCTGTGCTCGGGGGATACCGGTTTTTCCGCCCGGCGGACTTATGATATCGAGGTATGGCTTCCCGGCCAGGATGAAGGCAGGGGCATGTACCGGGAGATATCCTCCTGCTCGAATTGCGGCCCGTTCCAGGCCCGGCGGATGAAAGCACGTTTCCGCGATTCCGGCAGCAAGGATACGCGTTTTGTCCATACGCTCAACGGCTCCGGCCTTGCCGTCGGCAGGACCATGATTGCCGTTCTTGAAAACTACCAGCAGGAAGATGGCTCTGTCCTCATCCCTGACGTGCTTCAGCCCTATATGGGAGGCATGTCCGAACTTCGTCGGGACGGGAGCTGA
- a CDS encoding twin-arginine translocase TatA/TatE family subunit: MGITGIWQWILILAIVLILFARPGKISGIMGDFGKGLRNFKTGMKDENAVEAEDVEVIEADPEPAPAPARKRATKKKTARKKKAAKKASRKVKAKS; this comes from the coding sequence ATGGGCATCACCGGTATCTGGCAGTGGATTCTTATCCTCGCCATTGTTCTTATTCTGTTTGCTCGCCCCGGAAAGATTTCGGGCATCATGGGTGATTTCGGCAAAGGTCTCAGGAATTTCAAGACCGGCATGAAAGATGAAAATGCCGTTGAAGCCGAAGATGTTGAAGTGATCGAGGCTGATCCCGAGCCGGCACCTGCACCAGCCAGGAAGAGAGCGACCAAGAAAAAGACTGCCAGGAAAAAGAAGGCCGCGAAAAAAGCGTCTCGCAAGGTCAAGGCCAAAAGCTGA
- the argS gene encoding arginine--tRNA ligase, which translates to MNIYTHFETEIRAILDDLVSKGALADGLAITSVGCEAPRDPSHGDLATNAAMVLAKSAGMKPRDLAEMITAPLQQVDGITGVEIAGPGFINIRLDPAIWRDTLDACLAAGEDWGRSDIGTGQKVNVEYVSANPTGPLHAAHARGAIIGDSLAALLEKAGFEVTREYYINDAGTQVDTLARSAYLRYREAMGEDIGTIPKGFYPGEYLIETGRAFAQAHGERYMNAPEEEWLPVVRAFAIEAMMADIREDLVRLGIRMDVFSSERALVENGAVEKTMDELARRGLIYEGVLDPPKGKIPDDWEPREQTLFRSTDFGDDIDRPIRKSDGTWTYFASDVAYHLDKLSRGAGRLINIWGADHGGYVKRMQASVAALSGRKDALDVRLCQLVNLMDKGKPVKMSKRAGTFVTLSDVLDSVGKDILRFIMLTRRSDQAMDFDYARVTEQSRDNPVFYVQYAHARASSVLRQAGGRIEDRVDLSPLKDEAEMALIRLLASWPRMVESAAIAHEPHRIAFHLNDLAAAFHTLWNKGRDDPSLRFILEDDRPATMARLRLVDATALVIRSGLAMLGVEAAEEM; encoded by the coding sequence ATGAACATCTATACGCATTTTGAAACCGAAATACGCGCCATCCTTGACGATCTGGTCAGCAAAGGTGCTCTTGCCGATGGCCTTGCAATCACCTCCGTCGGGTGTGAGGCGCCGCGCGACCCTTCCCATGGGGATCTTGCCACCAACGCCGCCATGGTGCTGGCGAAATCGGCGGGGATGAAGCCTCGCGATCTGGCGGAGATGATCACCGCACCGCTTCAACAGGTTGACGGCATCACGGGGGTTGAGATCGCCGGTCCCGGATTTATCAATATCAGGCTTGATCCTGCGATCTGGCGGGATACGCTTGATGCCTGTCTTGCCGCCGGTGAGGATTGGGGCAGGTCCGATATCGGCACAGGACAGAAGGTCAATGTCGAATATGTTTCGGCAAACCCGACCGGCCCGCTTCACGCCGCCCATGCCCGCGGTGCCATCATCGGCGACAGCCTGGCCGCGCTTCTGGAAAAGGCCGGATTCGAGGTGACCCGCGAATATTACATCAACGATGCGGGCACCCAGGTGGATACGCTCGCCCGCTCCGCCTATCTAAGGTATCGGGAAGCCATGGGGGAGGATATCGGCACCATCCCCAAAGGGTTCTATCCCGGGGAATATCTGATCGAAACAGGCCGCGCTTTTGCCCAGGCCCATGGGGAACGCTACATGAACGCCCCGGAAGAGGAATGGCTGCCGGTGGTGCGCGCCTTTGCCATTGAGGCGATGATGGCCGATATCCGGGAAGATCTGGTCCGTCTCGGCATCAGGATGGATGTGTTTTCTTCCGAACGCGCGCTTGTAGAAAACGGGGCGGTGGAAAAAACCATGGATGAACTGGCCCGGAGAGGCCTGATCTATGAAGGCGTTCTTGATCCCCCCAAGGGCAAGATCCCCGATGATTGGGAGCCGCGAGAGCAGACCTTGTTCCGTTCCACCGATTTCGGCGATGATATTGACCGGCCGATCCGCAAATCCGATGGCACCTGGACGTATTTCGCCTCCGACGTGGCCTATCATCTTGATAAACTCTCGCGCGGGGCGGGGCGGCTGATCAATATCTGGGGGGCGGATCACGGCGGCTATGTCAAAAGGATGCAGGCTTCGGTTGCCGCCCTTTCCGGCAGGAAGGATGCGCTTGATGTGCGGCTCTGCCAGCTGGTCAATCTGATGGACAAGGGCAAGCCGGTCAAAATGTCGAAACGTGCGGGGACATTCGTCACCCTTTCCGATGTGCTTGACAGCGTCGGCAAGGATATCCTCAGATTCATCATGCTGACCCGCCGCAGCGATCAGGCCATGGATTTCGATTACGCGAGGGTGACCGAACAATCTCGGGACAACCCTGTTTTCTATGTTCAATATGCCCATGCAAGGGCCTCGTCGGTATTGCGGCAGGCCGGCGGCCGGATCGAAGACAGGGTTGATCTCTCCCCCCTTAAGGATGAAGCGGAAATGGCGCTTATCCGTCTTCTGGCATCCTGGCCGCGGATGGTTGAAAGCGCGGCCATCGCGCATGAGCCGCATCGCATCGCCTTTCATCTCAATGATCTTGCCGCGGCTTTCCATACGCTCTGGAACAAGGGCAGGGATGATCCGTCCTTGCGTTTCATCCTTGAGGATGATCGTCCCGCAACCATGGCAAGGCTGCGTCTTGTCGATGCAACGGCATTGGTGATCCGCTCGGGACTTGCTATGCTTGGCGTCGAAGCTGCGGAGGAAATGTAG
- a CDS encoding ScpA family protein, producing MTGNDDFTAPVQPVVSSDGQMALFVTLDGFEGPIDLLLSLAREQKVDLARLAILPLAEQYLAFISSARDLDIEIAADYLVMAAWLAYLKSRLLLPDPDADEQEETIDMADALKFQLMRLEAMQKAGPRLMALPRLGQERHTSGQPEYFSPKNAITFNATLFDLISAYGKIASAKETGTLTIASSRLYSVEEAMKRLGELLKVSPGWATLQSFLPRDYSGPLDERSALASHFTASLELVRDGALKLRQDSAFGPIWLATTRRRQVP from the coding sequence ATGACCGGGAATGATGATTTCACCGCCCCGGTGCAGCCCGTGGTCAGTTCGGATGGCCAGATGGCCCTGTTCGTGACGCTGGACGGGTTTGAAGGTCCGATTGATCTTCTTCTTTCCCTTGCGCGTGAGCAGAAGGTGGATCTCGCCAGACTTGCCATCCTTCCCCTGGCAGAGCAGTATCTGGCCTTCATCAGTTCCGCCCGTGATCTTGATATCGAAATCGCCGCCGATTATCTGGTGATGGCGGCCTGGCTTGCCTATCTCAAATCCCGGCTTCTTCTGCCTGATCCCGATGCGGATGAGCAGGAAGAGACCATCGACATGGCCGATGCGCTCAAATTTCAGCTCATGCGTCTTGAAGCGATGCAGAAAGCCGGCCCTCGTCTCATGGCCCTGCCGCGTCTCGGCCAGGAACGACATACAAGCGGCCAGCCCGAATATTTCTCGCCGAAAAACGCGATCACCTTCAACGCGACGCTGTTTGACCTGATCAGCGCCTATGGCAAGATCGCCTCGGCCAAAGAGACCGGCACGCTCACCATCGCCTCAAGTCGTCTTTACAGCGTCGAGGAAGCGATGAAACGCCTTGGTGAGTTGCTCAAGGTCAGTCCGGGCTGGGCAACCTTGCAATCCTTCCTGCCCCGGGATTATTCAGGTCCGCTCGATGAACGCTCGGCGCTGGCGTCCCATTTCACCGCCTCGCTTGAACTGGTGCGTGACGGCGCCTTGAAACTGCGCCAGGATTCTGCCTTCGGCCCGATCTGGCTTGCCACAACCAGGAGAAGACAAGTGCCATGA
- the tatB gene encoding Sec-independent protein translocase protein TatB, translated as MLDLGWQEFMVIALVLVVVVGPKDLPKVLRAFAKFMGKARGMAREFQTSMMEVANQEEFRDVKKAFDDAKSGRIEDLSAPMAEVKDAFDEAQKDAGLDESVKSIKSTADELKTATAKEADKVVAGSKTEKSRNEPISSKTPVSSKTPGDSASS; from the coding sequence ATGCTGGATCTAGGCTGGCAGGAATTCATGGTAATTGCGCTGGTGCTTGTGGTCGTGGTCGGCCCCAAGGACCTGCCAAAGGTGTTGCGTGCTTTTGCCAAATTCATGGGCAAGGCGCGCGGGATGGCACGCGAATTTCAGACCTCGATGATGGAAGTTGCCAATCAGGAGGAATTTCGTGATGTCAAAAAGGCCTTCGATGATGCGAAAAGCGGCCGCATCGAAGATCTTTCTGCTCCCATGGCGGAAGTCAAGGACGCTTTTGATGAAGCCCAGAAGGATGCCGGCCTCGACGAAAGCGTCAAGAGCATCAAATCCACCGCCGATGAGCTGAAAACAGCAACCGCGAAGGAAGCCGACAAGGTCGTTGCCGGGAGCAAAACTGAAAAATCCCGAAACGAACCCATTTCCTCCAAAACCCCCGTTTCTTCCAAAACACCGGGCGATAGTGCGTCATCATGA
- the scpB gene encoding SMC-Scp complex subunit ScpB, translating to MTTSDVLATPSRVIEAMIFASTEPVPEHLLKKHLPEDIELADILARISARYGEDSGLELRKVGASWAIRTRADIAALLTVEKQSERPLSRAALEVLSIIAYHQPVTRAEIEEIRGVSISRGTMDILLELGWIKPRGRRRSPGRPLTWGTTEGFLDHFGLEDINALPGLEELEQAGLLRSGQSISDANGIGDMLNTMWDEDDSEDTGDDLMEDHPDFEFPEDLDEDEGE from the coding sequence ATGACCACCTCCGATGTTCTTGCAACGCCGAGCCGGGTTATCGAGGCGATGATTTTTGCCTCAACCGAACCCGTGCCGGAACATTTGCTCAAAAAACATCTGCCGGAAGATATCGAACTTGCCGATATCCTTGCCCGGATTTCGGCGCGCTACGGGGAAGACAGCGGGCTTGAACTGCGAAAAGTTGGTGCATCCTGGGCTATTCGCACCCGCGCCGATATCGCCGCCCTGCTGACCGTGGAAAAGCAGTCCGAACGGCCCCTGTCGCGGGCGGCGCTGGAAGTGCTGTCCATTATCGCCTATCACCAGCCGGTCACCCGCGCCGAGATTGAGGAGATACGCGGCGTGTCGATCTCACGCGGGACCATGGACATTCTTCTTGAACTGGGCTGGATCAAGCCCCGTGGACGTCGCCGGTCTCCCGGTCGGCCCCTGACCTGGGGCACCACCGAAGGATTTCTTGATCATTTCGGCCTTGAGGATATCAACGCCTTGCCCGGTCTTGAGGAATTGGAGCAGGCAGGGCTACTCAGGTCCGGCCAGAGCATTTCCGATGCGAACGGTATCGGCGACATGCTCAATACCATGTGGGATGAAGATGACAGCGAAGATACCGGCGATGACCTGATGGAAGATCATCCCGATTTTGAATTTCCCGAAGACCTTGATGAAGACGAAGGGGAGTGA
- a CDS encoding SPOR domain-containing protein: MTDQDQASPKNRSLLTILLLAVGMAMAVVGVVLLIVDDERDTPLVILKADTSPYKVEPEHPGGLTINSQDSPVMSLLEKQQDDKTGTEVLLPPESEPELPPIAVDNATQTTAATAASPASPEPAAASAAPPEPSSSQPVAAPAEPAQPEATQPEDAPAEPVAAPAEPVAAPAATVSTETVSTEATQPESAQPAIAPAATVSTEPTQPESAKPENIDDAVESVLNTPPETLPKKRPRSQDGEPYFVVQFAAFKTEKSAKTTAALLSQKHAERLNGVELGHIKRGEYWRVVSDPMLRAEAARLCNTLRSVGQDCITKLLEDTP, encoded by the coding sequence ATGACGGATCAGGATCAGGCCAGCCCGAAAAACAGAAGCTTGTTGACCATCCTCCTCCTGGCGGTAGGGATGGCCATGGCTGTTGTCGGTGTTGTGCTCTTGATTGTCGATGATGAACGGGATACGCCGCTGGTCATTCTGAAAGCCGATACCTCCCCCTATAAGGTCGAACCTGAACATCCGGGCGGGCTTACGATCAACAGCCAGGACAGCCCGGTCATGTCGCTTCTCGAAAAACAGCAAGACGACAAGACAGGCACCGAAGTCCTCCTACCGCCGGAAAGCGAGCCTGAACTGCCGCCGATTGCGGTTGATAACGCAACGCAGACCACCGCCGCGACCGCCGCCTCTCCGGCCTCCCCGGAACCTGCGGCAGCTTCCGCCGCCCCTCCCGAGCCGTCGTCCAGTCAGCCTGTGGCTGCCCCGGCTGAACCCGCCCAGCCTGAGGCTACCCAGCCCGAGGATGCCCCGGCAGAACCTGTGGCTGCCCCGGCAGAACCTGTGGCTGCCCCGGCTGCAACAGTCTCGACTGAAACAGTCTCGACTGAAGCCACCCAGCCTGAATCTGCCCAACCTGCAATCGCCCCGGCCGCAACAGTCTCAACTGAACCAACCCAGCCTGAATCTGCCAAGCCTGAAAATATCGATGATGCGGTTGAATCCGTGCTCAACACGCCACCTGAAACCCTGCCCAAGAAACGTCCCCGCAGTCAGGATGGCGAGCCCTATTTTGTCGTTCAGTTTGCCGCGTTCAAGACCGAAAAAAGCGCCAAGACCACGGCGGCCCTTCTCAGCCAGAAACATGCCGAGCGCCTCAACGGGGTTGAGCTTGGCCATATCAAGCGCGGGGAGTACTGGCGGGTGGTGTCGGATCCGATGCTGCGCGCCGAAGCCGCCCGGCTCTGCAATACCCTGCGCTCGGTAGGGCAGGACTGCATCACCAAACTTCTGGAAGATACGCCATGA
- the tatC gene encoding twin-arginine translocase subunit TatC, with the protein MNEKVSEDNLDDGSMPLLSHLAELRNRLIVCIVVFVVLFIACLVRPFGSDTPNIADIVYLFLQQPLADILRAQGGRMIFTALHEAFFTQIKVAFFVSLFVAFPIILMQIWRFVAPGLYKSEKKAFLPFLIATPVLFFLGGAMVYYLVIPLAWNFFLSFQIAGGDTSLAIEVEPRISEYLSLVMRLIFAFGLSFELPVVILLLAKAGLVTARGLAEKRKYAILFSFIAAAIMTPPDVISQVMLAVPVIFLYELSIIATRIMVPQPEEDPENA; encoded by the coding sequence ATGAATGAAAAGGTCAGTGAAGATAATCTCGACGACGGATCGATGCCGCTGCTCTCGCATCTGGCGGAGCTGCGCAATCGGCTGATTGTCTGTATCGTTGTTTTTGTCGTGCTTTTCATCGCTTGTCTTGTGCGGCCCTTTGGTTCCGATACGCCGAATATCGCGGATATCGTCTACCTCTTCCTGCAGCAGCCGCTGGCGGATATTCTCAGGGCCCAGGGCGGGCGGATGATCTTCACCGCCCTGCATGAAGCGTTTTTCACCCAGATCAAGGTCGCCTTCTTCGTCTCGCTCTTCGTCGCCTTTCCCATCATCCTGATGCAGATCTGGCGGTTTGTTGCCCCGGGGCTCTACAAATCCGAGAAAAAGGCCTTCCTGCCGTTTCTCATCGCAACCCCGGTCCTGTTCTTTCTCGGCGGGGCGATGGTCTATTATCTGGTGATCCCGCTGGCCTGGAATTTCTTCCTTTCCTTTCAGATAGCCGGCGGCGACACCTCTCTCGCCATCGAAGTCGAGCCGAGGATTTCCGAATATCTCAGCCTCGTGATGCGGCTGATCTTTGCCTTCGGCCTTTCCTTCGAGCTTCCGGTTGTCATTCTGCTTCTGGCCAAGGCCGGGCTGGTGACGGCGCGCGGACTTGCTGAAAAACGGAAATACGCCATCCTGTTTTCATTCATTGCCGCGGCGATCATGACGCCACCGGATGTGATCAGCCAGGTGATGCTGGCGGTACCGGTGATCTTCCTTTATGAGTTATCCATCATTGCCACCCGTATCATGGTGCCGCAACCGGAAGAGGACCCGGAAAATGCGTAG